AGATGGGGTAGTTCAGAAACGGCGGCTGCCAGCGTATCCAGTTGTGATAACAGAATGCCCGATTTGCTCTGTTCATCGCTAATATTTATCTGGATCAGAATATTAAGCGCTGAGAGATGTTGCGGGCGCTGCTCACTCAGTCGGGTGGCAATTTTCAGCCGATCGACGGTATGACACCAGTCAAAATGTTCTGCCACCAGACGACTCTTGTTGGATTGCAGCGGGCCAATAAAGTGCCACTGCAGATGTCCGACGCCGAGCGCCTGAAAATGGCGGATTTTTTCTATGCCCTCCTGTACATAGTTTTCGCCAAAAGCCTGTTGCCCGGCAGCAATAGCCTCTGCAATCATGCTCGCAGGTTTCGTTTTGCTGACTGCAAGCAGTGTCACTTCTTTTGGATCACGGCCGCACTGTACAGCGGTTGTTGAGATTTTGTCCCTGATTTGTGCCAGGTTGTATGCAATATCGTTCATATTCTGAGGATAAGTTATGGATCTGGAAGAAATCGTAACCCTTAGTGTAAAGCATAATGCCTCTGATCTACACCTGTGCAATGCGACAGCTGCACGCTGGCGTCGGCAAGGCAAACTGGAAGCCGCGCCTTTTGATACTCCCGATCTCGCGCAGTGGCTAACTCACTGGCTCAATGAGCAACAGTTAGCATGCTGGCAGGCTAACCGGCAGGTGGATTTTGCCTTAACGCTTGCTGGAGGACAGCGTTTGCGAGTCAGCGCATTTTCTCATACCCGGGGCATTTCGCTGGTGTTACGTATTCTGCCAGAAAACTGTCCCCGGCTGGCAGAACTCGGCGTGCCCCAGGCATTACCGGAGCTGTTAAATGAAGAGAGCGGCTTAATTCTGGTGACCGGGGCGACTGGCAGTGGTAAATCAACGACACTGGCGGCGATGGTCGATCATCTTAATCGGCATACGGATGGCCATATTCTGACGCTGGAAGATCCAGTCGAGTTTATCCACCAAAGCGATCGCTGTCTGATCCAGCAGCGGGAAATCGGGGGACATGCTCCCTCTTTTGCCTCTGCACTGCGGGGCGCGTTGCGTCAGGACCCCGATGTTATCCTGTTGGGTGAGTTACGTGATAGCGAAACGATCCGTCTGGCACTGACGGCCGCCGAGACCGGTCATCTGGTGATGGCGACACTGCATACCCGGGGTGCGGCTCAGGCGGTTGAACGGCTGGCCGATGTCTTCCCCAGTCAGGAGCGGGCACTGATCCGTACTCAGCTGGCGGGTAGTTTATGTGCCGTGGTGGCACAAAAATTACTGCCAGCAACCTCAGGAGGACGCGTGGCCCTCTATGAACTGCTGATTAACACGCCCGCCGTCGCCAACCTGATCCGTGAGGGGAAAAGCCATCAGTTAACGGGGGTGATGCAAACCAGCCAGCAAGCAGGCATGTTGACCTTTAGCCAAAGTTTTCAGCAACGGGTCGCTGCAGGGCTGCTATAGGTGCTCCTGCCGGGCGCTGGCGAAGTTTTTCTACTCCCTGTTGTATAGCGTTTTCGCTAAAAACCTACGGGAAAAACAGGTGGCTTAAATTAACCATGGGTGATGTCTTGACACTTACCACACCCGTAATACGATGGTCAAAATTAAACACGATTCCGCCGGTAATTTCATCATGAAGATATCAGGCTGTCTGGTGCCAGCCAGTGGATGGGGCAGTGAATAAAAGGGAGGGTCCATTATGACTGCCAGGATGCCCGGAATCAGCTTTCCCGTCCCCGCGAATAAAAACGGTCATCCCTTTTCCTCAGCGGAAGAGCTGCTGGCGGTACTCGCCGGGGAAAGCTCAGGCCTGTATCTGGTGGGCTGTCAGGGGATGTGGCACGGGGGTATTCACATCACCAATGCGACGGTGCCCTGGTGTGCCCTGAGCACGGACAGCGAAGAGGAGCGTAAATACTGCCGTGAGCTTTATAAGGGCGAGCAGTTTATTCGCTGTATGGCGGATGGTGAGATTGTTGCCTGGCGGATATGTGAGAGCTATGAACGTGCCGGGATTGACTGGCGTAATGAAAAACTGCTGCTTTCAGACTCCTTTGTGCTGATAAAACACTATCTCCAGCCGGGAGAGAGTACAGCAAGCGGGCTGACGTTTTACACGCTGTATATGCACCTGGCACCGTACAGTGCTTATAAACAGCCGGGCGGCAGTTCAGACAGAAAGGTGGCGGGAGTCCAGCGTTATTACCTCAGTGCGGATGATGTGCAGGCAAAGCGGGTGGCGGGAAAACTGGAACAGGATACCCCTGTCACGCTGGGTGACAATACAGTGAGCCGCAGCAGGGACCAGCGCCAGTTTAGCGAAGTGACGCTGAAAGCCGCGGTGAGAAATGCAGAAGGAGAGGAACTCCCGGCGGGAACCAGAGTCTGGACGGTGTCAGACCGGGGAAGTCTGAAAGCAATGGATTCTGTTCCTGTTCCGTCATGGTGGGCAAAATGCGCACCTGCCTGTACCGCTCAGCCGGAAGGTGTGGTGAACTGTACCTCACGGACGGACTGGGCATACTATCTGAGCCGTGATGATGTACTGCAGAATAACAAAGCGGGCAAACTGGCGGCAGGTTTTCCGCTCTCTTACGAACCTGGCAACACGGCCCAACAGGTTACCCGTCCGGGCGGGAACCCGAATGAAGAGGCGCGGACATTCAGTCTGGTGACTCTCGGTCGCGATAAGGACAAACTGAAGAAGGGCGACCGGGTGTGGGTGGTATCAGACGGCGACAGCCTGACCCCGGTTGTGCCAGCGGCATCGGGTGGTGAACAGGGATTTAATACCGTGTGTGTACCACCGCAACCTGTCCCGGTCAGTGCCGGAGACGGTCTCGGGCATATGGGCTTTTATCAGCTTCCGGAAGAAAACGGCAAACTTTCGCGCTACCAGGTGCATATCGAGTGCCTGAGCATGGATGATATGGAAAAGTTCCTCACTAACCCCGGCGGAGTGGGGGTGGATACGCCGGTGTATCTGACCTGGCAAAGAGAAGCGCCGCTGTATGAAAAGGGCGAGCAGGGAATGGCTGCGGGCAGCCGGAAAACCCGGACATCGGGCGTGGTGACTCTGACAAAAGTGCCGGGTGCGGATGTGCAGGGAAAGATACTGCCGGATAACCATGATGCGGCTTATTTTCAGATACGTCAGGAAGGGGGCTGGTTAGCGGCGGCCAGTGTACAGAAAGTGGCGCAGTATGCGCCGGGCGAACTGGGATTTGTGACGCTGAATCAGGCGCCGGAGAACTTTGACCTGATTGATGGCTTCAGGCGGCCGGATAATATGGTAAAGGGGATACTGGAGCATTTATACCAGGCAGCACAGGAGGAAACGCGCATCACACACATCCTGAACAAGTACAACTACCAGTGGCTGCTGGAAAGGATTGACAGTAACCGGGATGGTTATTATTCGGAGCAGGAGTACCTTCAGGCGATACATAATATCTCTTACCGCGACCATCTGTACCGTATCATCGTCAGGCATGCCAGTGAATGGTATTACGACAAGGGTGATGCGCTGCGGAAAAATTATCTGGATACCTTAACCCGGGACGCCCCGTTATGGAAAAAATATCTGGAAACGTTTCTGGACAGGATGACGTGGATGAAAGCCTTGTCTGGCAAGGGAGTGAGCCTGGGGCCGGAAGTCTGGCATATGCATCCGGTGGTGTTTCTGGAGGCGCTTAGGGATAAAAAAGGTACTATCCATATAACTCTGGACATGCTTTATTACGTCTTCAATGAGTTAAATTCACCTGCAAAACGTCTTTTTCTTCAGGAAATTGCAGATGAAATTAATAATCATGCAAGTGAATATAAATTAGATAACATATTAAGAGTTAATCATTTCTTCGCGCAAATAAGAGAAGAAATGGGTGGTACAGCCAGTCCTGTTGAAAGTCTTAATTATAGCGAAGAAGGTTTAAAGGCTAATTTCAGATATTTTAAAATTAATCCTGTAGAAGCAAAAGAATACTCATATACAAAAGTTAATGGAAGAATTACAAAACATGCAAATGAAACTGCGATCGCTGATAGGGTGTATGCAAATAGATTAGGGAATAGAGATATTTCGTCAGGTGATGGCAGTACCTACAGAGGCAGGGGAGGTATTCATCTTACTGGAAAAAATAATTATCAGGGGTTCACTGATTACTATAAAGAATACTGGGGTGATAATGTTGATTTTATAAATAATCCTTCTTTACTTGAAGAAGGAATCTACTGTGTACGTTCGGCCATTTACTTCTGGCTTCGTGAAAAACTTTATGAGCTTGCCGATCAGGGAGATACAGATGCAATAGTAGATAAAATTACAGCAAAAGTGAATCTGAATACAAACAGTTATGCAAAACGACGGAATCATTTTAGACGAATTAAATTAAATGACATTTTTAAAGATGCTTTTTAATTAAAAATCGAGGTTAATAGATGACTACAATAAAGGCGGTTTTTGGTGTTGTTACGTTATGTCTGAGTGCTTATGCTACAGGCATGCCATATGTTGTAAGTAATTATAAAGGTCATATTGAAAAATATCCTGTGCATATGTCACTCCAGTATTATGATTTCGGTAAATATATAAACGTTGAGGGGAGTTATTATTATGATAATCACAGGTCTCCTATTGCTTTATATGGTATAAATGAATCGAATTCAATTATATTGTGTGAGGCTGTTAACGATGAAAATGTTTATAAATATATGCTCAGGGGGGAGGAGTATGATATTTCAAAATGCCCTTTCAGATTAACGCGGAACACTTCGGGTTTATCGGGTGAGTGGCGTAATGAACGGTCAGTATTGCAAGTGAATTTAAAGGAAATGGTCAGGTTGAGTGATGATGTGGTAACTGGAGCGTCTGAAGAGCTTGATATTCCATTCTGGGGACAGACTAAGCGACATAGTTTTATTGGTATTTATGAGATGGGTATTAAAGGTATTGTAATTAATAAAGTGAATGTTGTTGATAAGAAAAATGGTGAGATAATTCAGGTTATCAACCCGCAGTTAAATAACTGTAACTTTGGTTTTTATATGACAACTATTTTTCAAAATATAGAGAAGGATGGTTCCCAAATTAGTCTAAATTGTTATAGTATTAGACCGGAAGTGAGTGTCAATTATCGCTTTAATAAGAAAAATTCACGCTACAATATTGTTAATAAGTAATATTGAATATATACCGTAAGACACTATCCATGTACTCAATAAGTACAACTACCGGTGGCTGCTGGAGATGATTGACAGTAACCGGGACGGTTATTATTCGGAGCAGGAGTACCTTCAGGCGATACATAATATTTCTTACCGCGACCATCTGTACCGGATAATCGTCAGGCATGCCAGTGAATGGTATTACGACAAGGGTGACGCGCTGCGGAAAAAATATCTGGAAACGTTTCTGGACAGGATGACGTGGATGAAGGCTTTGTCTGACAAAGGGGGAAGACTGGGCCCGGAAGTCTGGCATATGCATCCGGTGGTGTTTCTGGAGGCGCTTCGTGTAAAAGAAAGATGTAGAGAGCTATTCTCTAAAATATCCAGAGTCATACTTCGACATGAAGGGGGATATATTAATGATCCAAATGATCGTGGTGGTGAGACAAATATGGGAATCACTATTGCGACCTGGAGGGCGTACGCCCCTATTGATCTGGGAATCGAAGCTACTTCTGACACTCTCAGAAATATTACCAGGGAACAAGCAGAAATCATTTATTATAATCATTATTGGGAACCTAAAGGATTCTGTAAGCTTGAAAATATCAAGATAGCCTTGATGGTTTATGATTGGACAATTACATCAGGTCGAGCCATTAAACAAATACGAAAAATGCTTCATGATGAATACAATAATCATCTAATAGTGAATAATATAATGGATGATGACATGATCCATTGTATAAACGCGGTTGAAGATCAGGAACAGTTGCTGTCACGTATTGCAGAAACCAGAAAGGACTACTACCGTTCTTTAACCATAACTAACGGTGAACCTAATACACAGATTAGATTCCTTGATGGCTGAATAAATAGAGTTAATGATTGTTTGAGGGGTGAGATATGAAAAAGATATTATTTTTTTAGCTTTCATTTCATTTTATTCAATGGCTAATTTTTCCGGTCATTGGGTAAATGAGAACGACTCACAATCGCTAACACTGGATTTAGTCGAAGATGGTGCTCATCTTACTGGAAATTATTGCTTTATAACTAACAACGGGAATAGAATTGACTGTTCTGAGGGTAATGACAGGAATATTAATGGTATAATAAAAAATAATATTGGAGTTGTAGACTTTGAAAGTACATTTGGGGGTATTGGTCAGGCAACCATATCAATTGAAAGGGATATGCTTAAATATACTATTACTAATTCCACCCCATTTGTAAATGCTAACATGTTTGTATCTGAAGTAATATTATTTAAAAAGTCAGTGCAAGTCTCAGTAAAAGAATCCTCAGCACATAAAAAATACGATGCTGATATTATAATTCGATCAGCAACTGGAGGGAGCTTAATCTTTTCACAGAAAAAAAGTGGTGGACATTATGATGAGAATTCACACGGTAATGCATGGGGTAAAATTGTTTTTTCCAGTAAAAATTACTCTGCTGATCTCAGTTGGGATGACCGGTATTACGTCGAAAATGGTTCTTCAGAACTCTCGCCTTCCGGGAGATATCTGATTGTTATTAGTGTATCAGGTGGATTTGTTGAGTTCGGAGATGGAACTTCGGAATATAAAGACAGAGCTTATTGTAGTGTTGTTGATATGAGTAATGGGTGTATTGTAAGCGACTGGGATGGATGGGCATGCTCGTATACCTGGACTGGAGGGAAAGATGTGCTGGCCAGTTCTGAAGAAGCTGATGCTGATATTTTTGATTTTAAATCTGCGCGACCTGCAATCAATAAAATGATAAGTAAACTTTCTTTGCTTGATACCACAGAAGCAAGAAATATGCTTCGTTGTGATGCTCCCTCCAGAGAAAATATAAATAAATATCAGCAATTAGCGCGGGAAAATAAAGATAACAGAAAAATTGTCCAGAATGCAATATTATCATTCTTATACAATTGCAAAGAGGAGTCATTAATTAATAAAAAAGCAAGTTTATTCTCTGCTCCGGACAATAGCAGTCAGACTAAAAGTTACCTGATCCCGGGTGATGTATTCAATGTGTTTATTTCGTCTCAAACATAATATTCGCGCTCAATAAAAGTACCAATGATCCTGTCATGCATTTCAAAAGATTTAGAGTACCCCAGTGTCTTACGATTCAGTCGCTTTAACCGGTTACGCAGATTCAGGTTTTCCCGTTCAATCCGCTGCGTGTAAAGCTTACCCCTGATATGTTTTTTATCCGGCAGTATGTCATATGCGCTGAAGTTATCGGTACACCAGAAGGCGACATGAAAACCTGACAGTAATCTCAGTAACCTGCGCAGTGTCTTTTTGCTCCTGCGCCCAAAAGTAGGCGCAATAATACGTTTGAGACGAGGCTCCCACGCATACCACAGCCAGCGTTGCTGCTTTTTACTGCCAGCAAAAGACCACATCTCATCCACTTCACAGATAAGCTGGATTTGCTGATTATCCAGCGGAAACGTGGTTACACATCGTGGGGCGAGTTTTTTAAAGTGCGGACAACGGCATTAATGCTGATATGCAGAGTCCTTGCGGTATCGCGGATACCGGCATTATTCATGGCAAGGTCAACAATTTGTTCTTTCATGCCGGGCTGGCAGGCACGGTAAGCGTAATCGACCTGGAAAGTACGGCAGCATGACTGACAGCGATAGCGCTGAAATCCAGCTTTGCCCAGACCATGCTTTTTAACGGGTTCAGTTTGTTGACAAAACGGGCATGTTACATCAATTTTAGCCATCTGGCGCACCGGTTAAAAAGAGTGATTATACAACATGATAAACACGTTGAATACATGACCCATAAAGCGTTGCTACTGAAAATATAGTTTTTCTATGCGTTGGTTGTGTATTCAATATGTTGACCATGTTGAATACACAACCCATGCTGACATGAATCGCATCGTCACGCTATCGGTAGCGCATGCTGATAGAGGGGCTGGCAGCGATCACGCAAACAGGATAGGCTATCAGCACAATCGGCATAGCCCAGTCAGCGGACAAAAGTACCTCCCTGACTGTTTTTTTATGCTGTCACCAGACTTTCTACAGGAGCCCATAATGGAAATGACTAACGCACAGCGCCTGATTTTATCTAATCAGTACAGGATAATGACGCTGCTTGATCCTGGTAACGCTGAACGTTACCGACGTTTACAAACCATCATTGAACGCGGTTATGGCTTACAAATGCACGAACTGGATCATGAATTTGGTGAGCTGAGCGAAGAAACCTGCCGGACAATCATTGATATTCTGGAAATG
The sequence above is drawn from the Enterobacteriaceae bacterium ESL0689 genome and encodes:
- a CDS encoding type IV pilus twitching motility protein PilT; translation: MDLEEIVTLSVKHNASDLHLCNATAARWRRQGKLEAAPFDTPDLAQWLTHWLNEQQLACWQANRQVDFALTLAGGQRLRVSAFSHTRGISLVLRILPENCPRLAELGVPQALPELLNEESGLILVTGATGSGKSTTLAAMVDHLNRHTDGHILTLEDPVEFIHQSDRCLIQQREIGGHAPSFASALRGALRQDPDVILLGELRDSETIRLALTAAETGHLVMATLHTRGAAQAVERLADVFPSQERALIRTQLAGSLCAVVAQKLLPATSGGRVALYELLINTPAVANLIREGKSHQLTGVMQTSQQAGMLTFSQSFQQRVAAGLL
- a CDS encoding YggS family pyridoxal phosphate-dependent enzyme; its protein translation is MNDIAYNLAQIRDKISTTAVQCGRDPKEVTLLAVSKTKPASMIAEAIAAGQQAFGENYVQEGIEKIRHFQALGVGHLQWHFIGPLQSNKSRLVAEHFDWCHTVDRLKIATRLSEQRPQHLSALNILIQINISDEQSKSGILLSQLDTLAAAVSELPHLRLRGLMAIPEPEVTYDRQFAVAQKMAQAFARLKTDYPQIDTLSLGMSNDMAAAIAAGSTMVRIGTAIFGARDYSKPKGI
- a CDS encoding glycosyl hydrolase 108 family protein, with the translated sequence MIDSNRDGYYSEQEYLQAIHNISYRDHLYRIIVRHASEWYYDKGDALRKKYLETFLDRMTWMKALSDKGGRLGPEVWHMHPVVFLEALRVKERCRELFSKISRVILRHEGGYINDPNDRGGETNMGITIATWRAYAPIDLGIEATSDTLRNITREQAEIIYYNHYWEPKGFCKLENIKIALMVYDWTITSGRAIKQIRKMLHDEYNNHLIVNNIMDDDMIHCINAVEDQEQLLSRIAETRKDYYRSLTITNGEPNTQIRFLDG
- a CDS encoding IS1 family transposase (programmed frameshift) — encoded protein: MAKIDVTCPFCQQTEPVKKHGLGKAGFQRYRCQSCCRTFQVDYAYRACQPGMKEQIVDLAMNNAGIRDTARTLHISINAVVRTFKKLAPRCVTTFPLDNQQIQLICEVDEMWSFAGSKKQQRWLWYAWEPRLKRIIAPTFGRRSKKTLRRLLRLLSGFHVAFWCTDNFSAYDILPDKKHIRGKLYTQRIERENLNLRNRLKRLNRKTLGYSKSFEMHDRIIGTFIEREYYV